The following proteins are co-located in the Nitrospiraceae bacterium genome:
- a CDS encoding BrnT family toxin → MIDWTPIIGFDWDEGNARKSADKHDVSQPEAEQAFLNRPLLVSPDTLHSQQEPRYHALGTTDNKRRLHLTFTVRSSTTGKLIRIISARDMHRKERTKYEQSKKNS, encoded by the coding sequence ATGATTGACTGGACGCCAATAATCGGTTTTGACTGGGATGAGGGCAATGCTCGCAAGAGTGCCGACAAGCATGACGTCAGTCAGCCCGAGGCTGAGCAAGCATTTCTTAACAGGCCTTTACTGGTATCACCTGATACACTGCACAGCCAACAAGAGCCCCGCTATCATGCGCTAGGGACAACCGACAACAAGCGGCGGCTTCACCTGACCTTTACTGTACGATCGAGTACTACCGGTAAGTTAATTCGGATTATTTCAGCGCGTGACATGCACCGCAAAGAGAGGACCAAATATGAACAATCGAAAAAAAATTCCTGA
- a CDS encoding BrnA antitoxin family protein, with protein sequence MNNRKKIPEFKSEAEERAFWESHDSTEYINWDKAQTASFPNLKLSTKTISLRLPEGLLDRIKIEANKRDVPYQSLIKTWLSEDVKTR encoded by the coding sequence ATGAACAATCGAAAAAAAATTCCTGAGTTCAAAAGCGAAGCTGAAGAACGTGCGTTCTGGGAAAGTCATGACTCCACGGAGTATATAAACTGGGATAAGGCTCAGACTGCCTCTTTCCCAAATCTGAAGCTGTCAACAAAAACCATTTCGCTTCGGCTTCCCGAGGGACTGCTGGATCGTATAAAAATTGAGGCGAACAAGCGCGATGTGCCGTACCAATCTCTTATCAAAACCTGGCTGTCGGAAGATGTGAAAACCCGCTAA
- a CDS encoding OmpA family protein: protein MNVKISQSPASQPHTETPAPEPQASPSDTKEIIYLASGLLVLVLGIGGLLMYSEETPLPATASQGMDKTQIASAFNSSDQQPASDEPLALSQALAEVPVTNSVIPITGTVVSQPMEETNVYFAFNEWTLSDEAKDRLKTRMENRPEGWTGTLRIVGHTDAQGPDAYNRALGLKRAQSVKTFLMSLGVAEGDLQVDTLGKDGSICQEETPECFEQNRRAHVALLPASPSEGEDLQLSMTPADTDSPAGEELALTTDESPIVPSDTELSVQEDVQEESVSSDPLLTVESLP from the coding sequence ATGAACGTAAAGATTTCTCAATCACCCGCATCACAGCCTCACACGGAGACCCCAGCCCCTGAGCCCCAAGCCAGTCCATCGGACACCAAGGAGATTATTTATCTGGCCTCCGGGTTACTCGTCCTGGTCTTGGGGATAGGCGGCCTCTTAATGTATTCCGAGGAAACGCCCCTACCTGCGACCGCTTCTCAGGGAATGGATAAGACCCAAATAGCGAGTGCATTTAACTCCTCCGACCAGCAACCCGCTTCTGACGAACCCCTGGCATTGAGCCAGGCTCTGGCTGAAGTGCCAGTGACCAATTCGGTCATCCCGATCACCGGAACGGTTGTGAGCCAGCCCATGGAAGAGACGAATGTCTATTTTGCGTTTAACGAATGGACCTTGTCCGATGAGGCAAAGGACCGCCTTAAAACCCGAATGGAGAACAGACCGGAGGGATGGACCGGCACCCTCCGCATCGTAGGACATACCGACGCCCAGGGGCCGGATGCCTACAACCGTGCATTAGGACTCAAGCGGGCCCAGTCCGTTAAAACCTTTTTAATGTCTCTTGGCGTGGCTGAGGGTGACCTCCAGGTGGACACGTTGGGGAAAGACGGATCGATCTGTCAGGAAGAAACCCCGGAATGTTTTGAACAAAACCGGCGGGCCCATGTGGCGTTACTTCCTGCCTCACCATCAGAAGGAGAAGATCTCCAACTGTCGATGACTCCTGCCGACACGGACAGCCCGGCGGGTGAAGAATTGGCCCTGACTACTGACGAATCGCCCATCGTCCCATCGGACACTGAGCTCTCCGTGCAGGAGGACGTTCAAGAGGAATCGGTCTCTTCCGATCCACTCCTCACTGTCGAGTCCCTTCCCTGA
- a CDS encoding marine proteobacterial sortase target protein, whose amino-acid sequence MNFWKQLLLPLAFWLTGSVVDCLGLPPVSAQPLEPDVTAPSQQAGPDISHGLSIRPMSGGPILPAPTVSTHVTTTISGLIVRTTVSQTFHNPSSEWAEGIYVFPLPEQAAVDHLRMRIGERVIEGIIQERAEARKTFEQAKRKGQRASLLEQERPNVFTASVANLAPGEPIIVEIEYQDTVRYDQGRFSLRFPMVVGPRYIPGAPLSMVEAQSQTTGLGWAVNTDQVPDASRITPPVQHPGEGLLNPLTLQIDLAPGFLLDRVESPTHPIQVETHSNGRLNITLADPSTFADRDFELAWTPHASHEAQTQLFLEEQDGETYGLVFFLPPQLIETEPGGLSREVIFVIDTSGSMAGASLVQAKAALKLAVSRLTPRDRFNIIQFNSITKQLFPLAVPADTRSIQRAVSYVNSLQAEGGTEMLPAVVQALSHQKEEQTSLRQVIFITDGLIGNEEEFFSTLHRLLGQTRLFTVGIGSAPNGHFMRKAAQHGRGTFTYIGTAQEVQDTMHRLFVKLEQPAFLNLALEGFPDGAWDLLPAPLPDVYAGEPLMAAFRTTTPPAHLTISGTHGTVPWKRVLPFASGVSRSGITVHWARQKISQLMDQQASSAQTGQSEPQTEIRQTVIDVAIQHHLVSRYTSLIAVETTPARPEQHPLHSHAMKTNLPHGMQYEAIFGWPQTATPSTLYLLIGMFMVWIGWVWTRQHAARR is encoded by the coding sequence ATGAATTTCTGGAAGCAACTTCTTCTGCCTCTTGCCTTTTGGCTCACCGGCAGTGTGGTGGATTGCCTGGGCCTTCCTCCCGTGTCCGCTCAACCATTGGAACCCGACGTCACGGCACCCTCTCAACAGGCCGGACCGGACATATCACATGGCTTGTCGATTCGCCCCATGTCGGGAGGACCCATTCTCCCCGCCCCCACCGTCTCCACCCATGTCACCACGACCATCAGCGGGCTGATCGTCCGCACCACCGTCTCGCAAACCTTTCACAATCCCAGTTCCGAATGGGCCGAGGGCATCTATGTCTTTCCGTTACCCGAGCAGGCGGCCGTCGATCACCTGCGCATGCGGATCGGCGAGCGGGTGATTGAAGGAATCATTCAAGAACGGGCCGAAGCCAGGAAAACATTTGAACAGGCCAAGCGCAAGGGACAACGCGCCAGCCTGCTGGAGCAGGAACGACCCAATGTGTTTACCGCATCCGTCGCGAATCTCGCGCCGGGTGAACCCATCATCGTGGAGATTGAATATCAGGATACGGTCCGGTACGACCAGGGCCGGTTTTCTCTCCGGTTTCCGATGGTGGTCGGGCCACGTTATATCCCGGGCGCGCCCCTTTCTATGGTCGAAGCGCAATCACAGACGACCGGCCTGGGATGGGCCGTCAATACCGATCAGGTTCCCGATGCGTCACGGATCACGCCGCCGGTACAACATCCCGGTGAAGGCCTTCTCAATCCCCTCACCTTGCAGATCGATCTGGCACCCGGTTTTCTGCTTGATCGCGTGGAGTCCCCGACTCACCCCATTCAGGTTGAAACCCATTCCAACGGACGCCTGAACATTACCTTGGCCGACCCTTCCACGTTTGCCGATCGCGACTTCGAATTGGCCTGGACTCCGCACGCTTCGCATGAAGCCCAAACACAACTGTTTCTAGAAGAACAGGACGGAGAAACTTACGGTCTGGTGTTTTTTCTTCCGCCACAACTCATCGAAACCGAACCGGGTGGCCTGAGCCGTGAAGTCATCTTCGTGATCGACACCTCAGGTTCCATGGCCGGTGCGTCGCTCGTGCAAGCCAAAGCCGCACTGAAACTGGCCGTGTCGCGGCTGACTCCCAGGGATCGATTCAACATCATTCAGTTCAATTCCATCACGAAACAATTATTTCCACTGGCCGTGCCGGCTGACACCCGTTCGATTCAACGCGCGGTGTCGTATGTGAACAGCCTTCAAGCTGAGGGCGGGACGGAAATGCTTCCGGCTGTGGTTCAAGCATTGTCTCATCAAAAAGAAGAACAGACTTCTCTCAGGCAGGTGATCTTTATCACCGACGGGCTGATCGGGAATGAAGAGGAATTCTTCTCAACCCTTCACCGCCTCCTCGGGCAGACCCGCTTGTTTACCGTCGGCATCGGCTCCGCTCCCAACGGGCATTTTATGCGCAAGGCCGCTCAACACGGGCGGGGCACCTTTACCTACATCGGCACCGCGCAGGAGGTGCAGGACACGATGCATCGCCTGTTTGTCAAATTGGAACAACCCGCCTTTCTCAATCTCGCGCTGGAAGGTTTCCCCGATGGGGCATGGGATCTCCTTCCGGCTCCACTGCCGGATGTCTATGCGGGAGAACCGCTCATGGCAGCGTTTCGAACGACGACTCCTCCCGCCCATCTGACCATTTCCGGCACGCACGGAACCGTTCCCTGGAAAAGGGTACTGCCGTTTGCGTCAGGAGTTTCCCGGTCTGGCATCACCGTGCATTGGGCCAGGCAAAAAATATCCCAGCTCATGGATCAACAGGCTTCATCAGCCCAAACTGGCCAATCCGAACCGCAAACGGAAATTCGACAGACTGTCATCGACGTGGCCATTCAACATCATCTGGTCAGCCGCTACACCAGTCTGATTGCCGTAGAAACCACCCCTGCTCGTCCTGAACAACACCCGCTCCACTCCCATGCGATGAAAACCAACCTCCCTCATGGCATGCAGTACGAGGCGATATTCGGCTGGCCACAAACCGCCACACCGTCCACCCTCTATCTTCTAATAGGCATGTTCATGGTCTGGATAGGATGGGTATGGACGCGACAACATGCCGCACGAAGGTGA
- a CDS encoding class GN sortase has translation MDATTCRTKVTRRMGRMLTGVLLVLGVWLIGQGLWIPVKAIAAQWLLQQAWTQTLTTQQPARPWPWADTWPVGRLLVPRYGIDQIILADASGRSLAFGPGQFSGSLQADEPGAIMISGHRDTHFQFLQHLQKEDLIHVEWPTGHRTSYTVQELTVVDSRHTRLANHPDSDALILTTCYPFDAILPGGPLRYVVRAEKFQRL, from the coding sequence ATGGACGCGACAACATGCCGCACGAAGGTGACACGTCGCATGGGTCGGATGTTGACCGGCGTGTTGTTGGTTCTGGGAGTCTGGTTAATCGGACAGGGGCTGTGGATTCCCGTGAAGGCCATTGCCGCTCAATGGCTTTTGCAACAGGCCTGGACGCAGACTCTTACGACACAACAGCCCGCCAGGCCTTGGCCGTGGGCAGATACCTGGCCGGTCGGACGCTTGCTCGTTCCACGATACGGCATCGATCAGATTATCCTGGCCGATGCCAGCGGGCGATCATTAGCCTTCGGGCCTGGGCAGTTTTCTGGAAGTCTGCAGGCGGATGAACCCGGTGCCATCATGATAAGCGGACATCGCGATACGCACTTTCAGTTTTTACAACATCTTCAGAAAGAGGATCTCATCCATGTGGAATGGCCGACTGGTCATCGAACGTCCTATACCGTTCAGGAACTTACCGTGGTGGATAGCCGCCACACCCGCCTTGCCAATCATCCGGATTCAGACGCATTGATCTTGACGACCTGTTATCCCTTTGATGCGATCCTCCCTGGCGGGCCACTGAGGTATGTGGTGAGAGCAGAAAAATTCCAGCGGTTATGA